GGTCATCGACCCGTCCGCGCCGACGACCCGGTGGCACGGGCGCACGATCAGCAGGGGGTTGGCTCCGATCGCACCGCCGACCGCGCGAACCGCCGCACGGGAGGCACCGATTCGCGCGGCGATCTCTCCGTAGGTGACGGTGACGCCGTACGGCACCTCGTCCAGCGCGCCCCACACCCGCTGCCGGAAATCGGTGCCACGTGCACTCAACGGCAGCCGGAATTCCCTTAATTCACCGGCGAAGTAGGCGGCGAGCTGCTCCGCGGCGACCCGGAACGGCCCGGCATCCCGCCGCCAGCCGTCCAGCACACTCCGCCCGCCCTTCTGCCCGGGAACGGACAGCGAGGTCAGCGCCCCGTCCGCGTCGGCGGTGAGCAGCAACTGCCCGACGGGCGCCTCCAGTTGTGTCCAGTACACGATCGTCACCGACCCCCCTCCCCCACCACACGCAAATGCTGCACGGCATACGACCGCCAAGGCCGCCACCCACCAGGCACCTCCACGCCCGGCGGGGCAACATCCGGATCACCGAGGGCACGCACGCCCACGGCGGCAACGGTCGGCAACAACTGCCCCACCAGAACGCCCAGTTGGACCCCATACACGATCGTCATCGACTCCCCTCCCCAGCCACACGCAAATGCTGCACGGCATACGACCGCCAAGGCCGCCACCCATCGGGCACCTCCACGCCCGGCGGGGCGACGTCCGGATCGCCGAGGGCGCGGGCGCGTACGGTGGCGACGGTGGCCGCGTCCATGCCGGGCAGGCCGAGCAGGGCCTCCTGTGCGTCGTCGCGGTCGGCGCCCGGGTCCAGCCGTACGGTGCCGTCGGCGAGGGCGGCGGCCAGGGCGGCCAGCGGACCGTCCGGCTCGGCCTCGGCGAGCGCGGCGGGCTCGGGGAAGAGACGGGTGAGGCTGCCGCAGGGCGCGTCGAGCACCTTGCCGCACCGCCGCACCAGTTCCTCGGCGCCGCCCCTTCCGGCCAGGGCGCGGACGGCGGGCTCCAGCGGGTCCACGGCGCCGGGCGAGCGCAGCCCGGGCCGGGCGGCGACCAGCGGGCCGAGGCGGGCATCGGCGCCGAGCCGCTCGTCCACGGCGTACGGGTCGGCGTCGAGGTCGAAGAGGCGCCGCAGCCGCTGTACCGCGGTGGTGAGGTCCCTGGGGTCGGTGAGATGCAGTCGCGCGTCGAGCCAGCCGCCCGGCCGGGTGCCGCCGCCGGCCTTCGGCGCCCGGGTGCGCTCCTCGACGGCGACGATTCCCGTGCCGTACGGCAGCCGCAGCGTGCGCCGGTAGGTACGGCCGCCCGGCGCGCCGGACACCTCCTCGACCCCGGTGACCGCCTCCTCGCCGAGCTGGTCGAAGACGGCGGCGGCCTGGTACGGGCCCCGGTAGGCGAGCCGCAGCGGGATCCCTGCGCCCGGAGCGGCCCGGCGCACGCCCCGGCCCCGGGGGGCGGCGGCGCGCAACTCCGTGGGCGTGGAGTCGTACACCTCGCGGACGGTGTCGTTGAACTGCCGCACACTGGCGAACCCGGACGCGAACGCGATCTCGGTGACCGGCAGGTCGGTGGTCTGCAGCAGCACCCGCGCGGTGTGCGCCCGCTGGGCCCGCGCCAGCGCCACGGGCCCGGCGCCGAGCTCCGCGGTGAGCTGGCGCTGGACCTGCCGGGCGCTGTAGCCGAGCCGCGCGGCGAGCCCGGCGACGCCCTCGCGGTCCACGACGCCGTCCGCGATCAGCCGCATGGCCCGCCCGACGACGTCCGCCCGCACATTCCACTCCGCCGACCCCGGCACGGCGTCCGGCCGGCACCGCCGGCAGGCCCGGAACCCGGAGCCCTGGGCGGCGGCGGCCGTCGGGAAGAACCGCACGTTGTGCCGCTTCGGCGTCACCGCCGGGCAGCTGGGCCGGCAGTAGATCCCGGTGGTCTCGACGGCGAAGAAGAAGACGCCGTCGAACCGCCCGTCCCGGCTCCGCACCGCTTCGTACCTGGTGTCCTCGTCCATCACATGTTCCAGTGTGGGGCGGGGAAGAGGGTGGGGCTGGCGGGAATCGGACATGGCGGTAGTGGGCGGTGCGGGTCGCGCCGTGGACGTCGTGACCGTCGCCGGGCGCGGGTACGACGTGGCTGGTCACGCAGTCACCCGCGCCCCTTCGCGGCGCTTGCCCAGGACAGCTACGTCCAACGCCCCCGCTTGCTCTCCATCGCCGCCCTCCCCTCGGCCCCCTTCCGTTTCCAGTCCCGTCGAAGCTCCGCACGGACCCGCGCATCGGTCTTGGCCACGATCCACTGGTTCTCCCGCACCAGCTTCCGGTAGCTCTCCAGCCGCCGCACCGGAAGCTCGCCGCTCTCCACGGCGGAGCGCACCGCGCAGTCCGGCTCGCTCTCATGGGCGCAGTCGTGGAAGCGGCACCGCTCGGCCAGTTCCTCGATCTCGGAGAACACCTGGCCGACCCCGCTCCCGGCGTCGTACAGCCCGACACCCCGCAGTCCGGGCGTGTCGATGAGAACCCCGCCCGACGGCAGGGCGAGCAGATTGCGCGTGGTCGTGGTGTGCCGCCCCTTGCCGTCGACGTCCCGCGCGGCCCGTACGTCCATGATGTCGGCGCCGACGAGGGCGTTGGCCAGCGTGGACTTGCCCGCGCCGGACTGGCCGAGCAGTACGGACGTACCGGAGCCGACGAGCGCGGTGAGGACGTCGAGCCCGTCGCCGTGCAGGGCGCTGACGGTGAGCACCGGCACGCCGGGCGCGCTCGTCTCCACGTCCTGCACCAGGTGGGCCAGGGTGACCGGGTCCGGTACCAGGTCGGCCTTGGTGAGGACGACGACGGGCTGGGCGCCGGACTCCCAGGCCAGCGCGAGGAAGCGTTCGATGCGGCCGAGGTCGAGTTCGACGGCGAGCGACACGGCGACGACCGCGTGGTCGACGTTGGCGGCGAGGATCTGCCCGTCGGACCGCTTGGAGGAGGTGGAGCGCACGAAGGCGGTGCGGCGCGGCAGATACGCGCGGACATAGCGCGGATCACCGTCGGGGTCGACGGCGACCCAGTCCCCCGTGCACACGACCTTCATGGGGTCACGGGGAACGACGAACTCGGTGTCGGCGCGGACGGTCCCGCCCGCGGTGACGACGTCGCACAGGCCACGGTCGACCCGCACGACACGGCCGGGCAGGAGGCCCTGCTCGGCATGGGGAGCGAAATCGGCTTCCCAGCCCTCGTCCCAGCCGTAGCCGGCGAGTGGGTGCGACGAGACCGAAGAAGAAGAGAGATTCAAGGGGAACCCTTCACAAGGGCGGCCCCGGCTCCGCGCACGTGTGCGCTGTGAGAAAGGTCAGCCGGAGACCACGGAGGTGGTGTGGATGATCTTCTGGTTGCGGGCAGTGCCCATCACAGAGACAGCCATCGGTCACACCTCCCTTTCCTCACTCGGCCGACAGCGGCGGCCAACGGCCGCCGTGTGAAGCAGTCCTCACCGTAGAGCGGCACGCACGCGCGTGCCACCGATTTACCGGGGAACCCCGGAGCGCCTCGGTGAACCACCTCGGCCGCCGAGCTGTGCTAGAGTCTTCGAGTTGCAGTTGTGGTACCCATGAACCCATGTGCGCCTGACAGGAATGTTTTCCCTTCAGGCGCATTAGTTGTTTCCGGCATCTCCGGATGGGGCCTCTGCCTACAGATCGGAGAAGGTCATGGCACAGGGAACCGTGAAGTGGTTCAACGCCGAAAAGGGTTTCGGCTTCATCGCGCAGGACGGCGGCGGCCCCGACGTCTTCGCCCACTACTCGAACATCGCGACCCAGGGCTTCCGTGAGCTCCAGGAGGGCCAGCGGGTCTCCTTCGACGTCACGCAGGGCCAGAAGGGCCCGCAGGCGGAGAACATCATCCCCGCCTGATCGCCGGACGCGTATCCGCTCACCGGGGTCCGCACCGTCAGGGTGCGGACCCCGGTTTGTGCTGTTTCCAGGAAGGCAGACAACCGCATGTCCCGCAGGCCCCAGAAGTCGAACCGGCGCGCCTCGTCACCCCCACCGTCCGCGTCGTCGACAAGGGAATTCCGGCTGCCGGAAAGCACGACACCCGCACTTCCCGCCGTCGAGGACTTCGCCGGTATGGACATGCCCGCGGGACTGCTGAAGACCCTCACCGCGCAAGGTGTCACCACCCCCTTCCCCATCCAGGCCGCCACGCTGCCCAACTCGCTCGCCGGCCGTGACCTGCTGGGACGGGGTCGCACCGGC
Above is a genomic segment from Streptomyces fodineus containing:
- the rsgA gene encoding ribosome small subunit-dependent GTPase A, with product MNLSSSSVSSHPLAGYGWDEGWEADFAPHAEQGLLPGRVVRVDRGLCDVVTAGGTVRADTEFVVPRDPMKVVCTGDWVAVDPDGDPRYVRAYLPRRTAFVRSTSSKRSDGQILAANVDHAVVAVSLAVELDLGRIERFLALAWESGAQPVVVLTKADLVPDPVTLAHLVQDVETSAPGVPVLTVSALHGDGLDVLTALVGSGTSVLLGQSGAGKSTLANALVGADIMDVRAARDVDGKGRHTTTTRNLLALPSGGVLIDTPGLRGVGLYDAGSGVGQVFSEIEELAERCRFHDCAHESEPDCAVRSAVESGELPVRRLESYRKLVRENQWIVAKTDARVRAELRRDWKRKGAEGRAAMESKRGRWT
- a CDS encoding methylated-DNA--[protein]-cysteine S-methyltransferase — encoded protein: MTIVYWTQLEAPVGQLLLTADADGALTSLSVPGQKGGRSVLDGWRRDAGPFRVAAEQLAAYFAGELREFRLPLSARGTDFRQRVWGALDEVPYGVTVTYGEIAARIGASRAAVRAVGGAIGANPLLIVRPCHRVVGADGSMTGYAGGVERKVWLLTLEGALAGLT
- a CDS encoding DNA-3-methyladenine glycosylase 2 family protein, whose amino-acid sequence is MDEDTRYEAVRSRDGRFDGVFFFAVETTGIYCRPSCPAVTPKRHNVRFFPTAAAAQGSGFRACRRCRPDAVPGSAEWNVRADVVGRAMRLIADGVVDREGVAGLAARLGYSARQVQRQLTAELGAGPVALARAQRAHTARVLLQTTDLPVTEIAFASGFASVRQFNDTVREVYDSTPTELRAAAPRGRGVRRAAPGAGIPLRLAYRGPYQAAAVFDQLGEEAVTGVEEVSGAPGGRTYRRTLRLPYGTGIVAVEERTRAPKAGGGTRPGGWLDARLHLTDPRDLTTAVQRLRRLFDLDADPYAVDERLGADARLGPLVAARPGLRSPGAVDPLEPAVRALAGRGGAEELVRRCGKVLDAPCGSLTRLFPEPAALAEAEPDGPLAALAAALADGTVRLDPGADRDDAQEALLGLPGMDAATVATVRARALGDPDVAPPGVEVPDGWRPWRSYAVQHLRVAGEGSR
- a CDS encoding cold-shock protein — encoded protein: MAQGTVKWFNAEKGFGFIAQDGGGPDVFAHYSNIATQGFRELQEGQRVSFDVTQGQKGPQAENIIPA